The following proteins are co-located in the Streptomyces spinoverrucosus genome:
- a CDS encoding heparinase II/III domain-containing protein produces MAGKVDVYGQPQLIAPQGDVNWRYDPTNHPSARLNLFSLKWFERLVTEGMKPSGGKLLKRAGLIAEDFVRDNMGEAGPVHPDVWGHHAAGLRTSALLCLRAAIGGRPWLDQALRVHAARLAEDYAGHWNHGTVQNIALLVTGCRLGLADARNLAVRRLTSGIDVQVDEQGVSNEQAVEYQGYSLGLWQTAHTALRECAIVPPRVMAERIRLMPTFLENATQPNGLIVPLGDSHSVPTPNVRTPVTRYLTSGGREGKPGRDKSATYDQGFVFARTGWGTAGRLLKDEHFMSLRFGPARIIHGHNDHMSLTYYGNGRDLIVDGGHDGYRADAYRDYLRSPAAHNVVETVGVRHRWNAPTLLTRKTVGPRHQFYETTDRAYGGISRTRGVLLVEDPGFLVVYDRGHDQQPRTWRALWHLAPDFTPGQTSRSHVRALSSDGMSRLYVSQVPLPGQSVPSGSTRVVRGAKDPYQGWVSPVEGQRLPASTVMMERRGKELRMLTLIVPATADQSVSASVTKDSDDWYRVIVRIGLYEHTIRVSPDGYMTRADGLSCCKEK; encoded by the coding sequence GGTCACGGAAGGGATGAAGCCCAGCGGCGGGAAGCTGCTGAAGCGCGCCGGTCTCATCGCCGAGGACTTCGTGAGAGACAACATGGGAGAGGCTGGTCCGGTCCACCCGGATGTCTGGGGCCACCATGCGGCCGGATTGCGCACCAGCGCCCTGCTCTGCCTGCGCGCGGCGATCGGTGGCCGGCCCTGGCTGGATCAGGCGCTGCGTGTCCATGCCGCACGCCTCGCCGAGGACTATGCGGGCCACTGGAACCACGGCACCGTGCAGAACATCGCCCTTCTGGTCACGGGGTGCCGGCTCGGACTCGCCGACGCACGGAACCTCGCAGTGCGGAGACTGACCTCGGGAATCGACGTGCAGGTCGACGAACAGGGCGTCAGCAATGAGCAGGCAGTCGAGTACCAGGGCTATTCGTTGGGGTTGTGGCAAACTGCCCATACCGCCCTGCGGGAGTGCGCAATCGTCCCGCCGCGAGTAATGGCTGAACGCATCCGTCTCATGCCGACCTTCCTGGAGAACGCCACGCAACCGAATGGGCTGATCGTGCCGCTCGGCGACAGTCATTCTGTTCCCACTCCGAATGTCAGAACTCCGGTCACGCGCTATCTCACCTCTGGCGGCCGGGAAGGGAAGCCTGGGCGAGACAAGTCCGCGACTTATGACCAGGGCTTCGTTTTCGCGCGGACGGGCTGGGGTACCGCCGGCCGTCTGCTGAAGGACGAGCACTTCATGTCCCTGCGGTTCGGTCCAGCACGTATCATCCACGGCCACAACGACCACATGTCACTCACCTACTACGGAAATGGCCGCGACCTGATCGTTGACGGTGGACATGATGGGTATCGAGCCGACGCCTACCGGGACTACCTTCGATCACCCGCCGCCCACAACGTTGTCGAAACTGTTGGTGTCAGGCATCGGTGGAACGCTCCAACACTGCTCACGCGAAAGACCGTGGGTCCGCGACATCAGTTCTACGAAACCACCGACAGGGCGTACGGCGGAATCTCCCGCACCCGCGGAGTGCTCCTGGTCGAGGATCCAGGATTCCTGGTCGTGTACGACCGTGGTCACGACCAGCAGCCACGTACCTGGAGAGCACTGTGGCACCTCGCCCCCGACTTCACACCCGGACAGACCTCACGCTCCCACGTCCGTGCGCTGAGTTCCGACGGTATGAGTCGGCTGTATGTCAGCCAGGTGCCGCTGCCCGGCCAGTCCGTGCCCTCTGGAAGTACTCGTGTCGTACGTGGCGCCAAGGATCCCTACCAGGGCTGGGTCTCCCCCGTCGAAGGCCAACGGCTGCCGGCGAGCACGGTCATGATGGAACGCCGCGGGAAGGAACTTCGAATGCTCACCTTGATCGTTCCGGCAACGGCCGATCAATCCGTCTCCGCGTCGGTGACCAAGGATTCCGATGATTGGTACCGGGTGATCGTGCGCATCGGATTGTACGAACACACCATCCGGGTCAGCCCCGACGGCTATATGACCAGGGCTGATGGGCTTTCATGTTGCAAGGAGAAGTAG
- a CDS encoding glycoside hydrolase domain-containing protein — protein sequence MSSHRLSKRGRYIAWATTGVVVVAGAGIAAQTSMAATSWPAQKTYTGRAFDTCTAPSLAAMKAWNNGFYGAAAVYIGGKNRGCAQPNLTASWVKSVSAAGWKLIPLYVGAQPPCQTSRNPERFTASTAASLGASNAKDAIAKASALGMKPGSAIYLNMESYDITNKACNDATLTYVRSFTKTLRAKTYRAGYYGFSSSSAKAIATAKDRTDLPGNLWYALWNNKYTTTADWPWDPKLYTNHSRAHQYMVNSKETRGGHTITVDRNAWDAPVAIVG from the coding sequence ATGAGCAGTCACCGGCTGTCCAAGAGAGGCCGTTACATCGCGTGGGCCACGACAGGTGTCGTCGTGGTCGCCGGCGCCGGGATCGCGGCGCAGACCTCCATGGCCGCAACGAGCTGGCCGGCGCAGAAGACGTACACGGGCCGGGCGTTCGACACCTGCACGGCGCCCTCCCTCGCCGCGATGAAGGCCTGGAACAACGGCTTCTACGGCGCCGCCGCGGTCTACATCGGCGGCAAGAACCGTGGCTGCGCCCAGCCCAACCTCACCGCGTCCTGGGTGAAGTCGGTCAGCGCCGCCGGCTGGAAGCTGATCCCGCTCTACGTCGGCGCCCAGCCGCCCTGCCAGACCAGCAGGAACCCGGAGAGGTTCACCGCCTCCACGGCAGCGTCTCTCGGGGCGAGCAACGCCAAGGACGCGATCGCGAAGGCGTCCGCACTCGGCATGAAGCCCGGCAGCGCCATCTACCTCAACATGGAGTCGTACGACATCACGAACAAGGCGTGCAACGACGCGACCCTGACGTACGTGCGCTCCTTCACCAAGACCCTGCGGGCGAAGACGTATCGCGCCGGGTACTACGGCTTCAGCAGTTCCAGCGCCAAGGCCATCGCCACCGCCAAGGACCGGACCGACCTCCCGGGCAACCTGTGGTACGCGCTGTGGAACAACAAGTACACCACCACCGCCGACTGGCCCTGGGATCCCAAGCTGTACACCAACCACAGCCGCGCCCACCAGTACATGGTCAACAGCAAGGAGACCCGCGGCGGCCACACCATCACCGTCGACCGCAACGCCTGGGACGCCCCGGTCGCCATCGTCGGATAA
- a CDS encoding L-threonylcarbamoyladenylate synthase — protein sequence MAKYYDVHPDNPQPRTIAQIADSVRSGALIAYPTDSCYALGCRLGSKDGIDRIRSIRRLDDRHHFTLVCQDFAQLGQFVRVDNDVFRAVKASTPGSYTFILPATKEVPRMLQHPKKKTVGVRIPDHVVTQALLTELGEPLLSSTLLLPDEEEPMTQGWEIEDRLDHVLDGVVDSGDCGTEPTTVIDFSAGEAEIVRRGAGDTTRFE from the coding sequence ATGGCGAAGTACTACGACGTGCACCCCGACAACCCCCAGCCGCGCACCATCGCCCAGATCGCCGACAGTGTCCGGTCGGGGGCGCTCATCGCATACCCCACCGACTCCTGCTACGCGCTCGGCTGCCGCCTGGGCAGCAAGGACGGCATCGACCGGATCCGGTCCATCCGCCGACTGGACGACCGGCACCACTTCACCCTCGTGTGTCAGGACTTCGCGCAGCTCGGCCAGTTCGTTCGGGTCGACAACGACGTGTTCCGCGCGGTCAAGGCGTCCACGCCGGGGAGCTACACCTTCATCCTGCCCGCGACGAAGGAGGTGCCGCGCATGCTCCAACACCCCAAGAAGAAGACGGTCGGCGTGCGCATCCCCGACCACGTGGTCACCCAGGCGCTGCTCACGGAACTCGGTGAGCCGCTGCTGTCCAGCACCCTGCTCCTGCCCGACGAGGAGGAGCCGATGACACAGGGCTGGGAGATCGAGGACCGGCTCGACCATGTGCTGGACGGCGTGGTCGACTCCGGGGACTGCGGGACGGAACCCACGACGGTGATCGACTTCTCTGCGGGCGAGGCCGAGATCGTACGGCGCGGGGCGGGCGACACGACGCGGTTCGAGTAG
- a CDS encoding helix-turn-helix domain-containing protein: MAGREGEGRRADGADGVDATWAQELLDHLRPSGRDVRKVVAWLAAAAHADVALQDDAGTLLAGTRTPLDEALVADITTGRIASAALQDHGRHLRLVRVELPHPATAGVLAVSRPAPFDRRTADIVTHTAGVLELLLRARESAAAGHRLRRATSDLRLAILQLLMVEDTVSARRVAAGLWPGLLDTDTACVYVAESRPEDRDRLAEECLAATSEQALVVRCPAVDAHVIVVTPGEAAAAELRALVGGRPHTFLGGSAWQSLAQTATAYGQAVSALAVAHFRPDKAAVYAERTHPERLMDPAALRGWTARVLRPLDALAHHTRAELLATTRLGLEFTAVNAAAVLGVSRNTVRARMERVEGLLGTDLSDLTVRAAVHLALNTQAGLAQQPDGQGGADTRLADLLAGPAVHTWAGELLRRLDGDSRNVRRTLRTWIAAGGNAERAAHLLGVHAQTVREHVRSAEPVLERQLLAGGSDLYEVVLAHLALGDLDQPALHGANSGHPDAPVHG, translated from the coding sequence GTGGCCGGCCGAGAGGGCGAGGGCCGTCGCGCTGACGGGGCGGACGGCGTGGACGCGACGTGGGCGCAGGAGTTGCTCGACCATCTGCGGCCGTCCGGGCGTGACGTGCGCAAGGTCGTCGCCTGGCTCGCCGCCGCCGCGCACGCCGACGTGGCGCTCCAGGACGACGCCGGCACCCTCCTCGCCGGTACCCGCACGCCCCTCGACGAGGCCCTCGTCGCCGACATCACCACCGGCCGGATCGCCTCCGCGGCGCTCCAGGACCACGGACGCCACCTGAGGCTGGTCAGGGTCGAACTCCCGCACCCCGCGACGGCGGGTGTCCTGGCCGTCTCCCGGCCCGCCCCCTTCGACCGGCGCACCGCCGACATCGTCACCCACACCGCCGGCGTGCTCGAACTCCTGCTGCGCGCCCGCGAGAGCGCGGCGGCCGGACACCGCCTGCGACGCGCCACCTCGGATCTGCGGCTGGCGATCCTGCAACTGCTCATGGTCGAGGACACCGTCTCCGCCCGCCGGGTCGCAGCCGGACTCTGGCCCGGCCTCCTCGACACGGACACGGCCTGCGTCTACGTCGCCGAGAGCCGCCCCGAGGACCGCGACCGGCTCGCCGAGGAGTGCCTCGCCGCCACCTCCGAGCAGGCCCTCGTCGTACGCTGCCCGGCCGTCGACGCGCATGTGATCGTCGTGACGCCCGGCGAGGCCGCCGCCGCGGAACTGCGCGCGCTGGTCGGCGGCCGCCCCCACACCTTCCTCGGCGGCAGCGCATGGCAGAGCCTCGCCCAGACCGCCACCGCGTACGGCCAGGCGGTCAGCGCCCTCGCCGTCGCGCACTTCCGCCCGGACAAGGCGGCGGTGTACGCCGAACGCACGCACCCCGAACGCCTCATGGACCCGGCGGCGCTCCGCGGCTGGACGGCCCGTGTCCTGCGCCCCCTGGACGCGCTGGCGCACCACACGCGCGCCGAACTCCTCGCCACCACCCGCCTCGGCCTGGAGTTCACCGCCGTCAACGCGGCCGCGGTCCTCGGCGTCAGCCGCAACACCGTCCGCGCCCGCATGGAACGCGTCGAGGGCCTGCTCGGCACCGACCTGTCCGACCTCACCGTCCGGGCCGCCGTCCACCTGGCACTGAACACCCAGGCCGGGCTCGCCCAGCAACCCGACGGTCAGGGCGGCGCGGACACCCGGCTGGCCGATCTGCTGGCCGGGCCCGCCGTGCACACCTGGGCCGGTGAACTCCTGCGCCGCCTGGACGGCGACTCCCGGAACGTGCGCCGGACCCTGCGCACCTGGATCGCGGCCGGCGGCAACGCCGAACGAGCCGCTCACCTGCTCGGCGTGCACGCGCAGACCGTGCGCGAACACGTACGCAGCGCCGAGCCCGTCCTCGAACGGCAGCTCCTCGCCGGGGGCAGCGACCTCTACGAGGTGGTCCTCGCCCACCTGGCGCTCGGGGACCTCGACCAGCCCGCCCTGCACGGGGCGAATTCGGGCCATCCGGACGCACCTGTGCACGGTTGA
- a CDS encoding cytochrome P450 family protein, which yields MTPTDRIALDPFGADIPAESARLRALGPVVPVELPGGIPAWAPTGYDVLKELILDPQVSRDPRLHWKLWPEIGEHPSWGWILGWVGVVNMLSTYGADHARLRKLVSPSFTHRRTEAMRPRVEAITAELLAELETAGAGGEVVDVKAGFAHPLPMRIICDLFGVPDEMRDDTGRLIAAIMDTSDPSPEHAAFVQQQIGTVLPALIAHRSEHPGDDLTTELIRVRDEDGDRLSDEELLYTLLLVIGAGFETTVNLIGNAVVALLRRPEQLAAVRAEEIGWDAVVDETLRVHPSIASLPLRFAVTDLKVGNVTIPAGDAIITTYAAAGLDPAHYGPDADVFDATRGADDHLAFGIGVHRCIGAPLARMEALTALPALFDRFPEIRLAEGELRQVPSFIAFGWQEVPVRLRG from the coding sequence GTGACCCCGACCGACCGCATCGCTCTCGACCCGTTCGGCGCCGACATCCCCGCCGAGAGCGCCCGGCTGCGTGCCCTCGGCCCCGTGGTGCCCGTGGAGCTGCCCGGCGGCATACCCGCCTGGGCGCCCACCGGTTACGACGTGCTCAAGGAACTGATCCTCGACCCGCAGGTCAGCAGGGATCCACGCCTGCACTGGAAACTGTGGCCCGAGATCGGCGAACACCCCTCCTGGGGCTGGATCCTGGGCTGGGTCGGCGTGGTCAACATGCTCTCCACGTACGGTGCCGACCACGCCCGGCTGCGCAAGCTGGTCTCGCCGAGCTTCACCCACCGGCGCACCGAGGCGATGCGCCCGCGCGTCGAGGCGATCACCGCCGAGCTGCTCGCCGAGTTGGAGACGGCCGGGGCAGGCGGTGAAGTGGTGGATGTGAAGGCCGGGTTCGCCCATCCGCTGCCGATGCGGATCATCTGCGATCTGTTCGGCGTGCCGGACGAGATGCGGGACGACACCGGGCGGCTGATCGCGGCGATCATGGACACGTCCGACCCGAGTCCGGAGCACGCGGCGTTCGTGCAGCAGCAGATCGGTACGGTGCTGCCCGCGCTGATCGCCCACCGCAGCGAGCACCCCGGCGACGATCTCACCACCGAGCTGATCCGGGTGCGCGACGAGGACGGCGACCGGCTCAGCGACGAGGAGCTGCTGTACACGCTGCTGCTGGTGATCGGCGCCGGGTTCGAGACGACCGTCAACCTGATCGGCAACGCGGTGGTCGCCCTGCTGCGGCGGCCCGAGCAACTGGCCGCGGTACGGGCCGAGGAGATCGGCTGGGACGCGGTGGTGGACGAGACGCTGCGGGTGCACCCGTCCATCGCCTCGCTGCCGCTGCGGTTCGCGGTCACGGACCTCAAGGTCGGAAACGTCACCATTCCGGCCGGGGACGCCATCATCACGACGTACGCCGCCGCCGGTCTGGACCCCGCGCACTACGGGCCGGACGCGGATGTCTTCGACGCCACGCGCGGCGCGGACGACCATCTGGCGTTCGGGATCGGTGTGCACCGGTGCATCGGCGCGCCGCTGGCCCGGATGGAGGCGCTCACCGCGCTGCCCGCGCTGTTCGACCGCTTCCCGGAGATACGGCTGGCCGAGGGCGAGTTGCGGCAGGTGCCGTCGTTCATCGCGTTCGGCTGGCAGGAAGTGCCGGTGCGGCTGCGGGGGTGA
- a CDS encoding cytochrome P450 — MTTNPPAQQAFSRSVPVRLWEDGFALDPYRYYADLRAQGPIGWAELAPGVPAYVVVDRRAALDLLHDTETFSHDPRPWEATVADDSPVLGMMRWRPNTLFADGADHVRYRTTLIDTFDLVEPHDLRARVHRAVHVLVSRFGPRGEADLVADFARPLMALVFNSLFGLPDSQSERLNAALGKMMEGGAEAAEGEAEFGGYVLELIAAKAEQRGDDLPSRLLDHPAGLTPEEVTWQVFLTLGAGHEPTANLVSNALSRILGNPDYYSTLTSGARPVMDAVVEVLHHETPLANYGIHFARRPVSFHGVWIRAAVPVVVSYGALAHFAEQEHGDARRPGDAWHLSWSAGPHACPVKQHTLLIATEAIERLTQWLPDLDPVLPRERLTWRPGPFHRSLTALPVRFTPRSPDQPGDRP; from the coding sequence GTGACGACAAATCCCCCTGCCCAGCAGGCCTTCTCCCGTTCGGTGCCCGTGCGGCTGTGGGAGGACGGCTTCGCGCTGGACCCGTACCGCTACTACGCCGACCTGCGCGCCCAGGGTCCGATCGGCTGGGCCGAACTGGCGCCGGGCGTACCGGCGTACGTCGTCGTCGACCGGCGGGCCGCGCTGGACCTGCTGCACGACACGGAGACGTTCTCGCACGACCCCCGGCCGTGGGAGGCGACCGTCGCCGACGACTCGCCCGTCCTCGGCATGATGCGCTGGCGGCCCAACACCCTGTTCGCCGACGGCGCCGACCACGTGCGCTACCGCACCACGCTCATCGACACGTTCGACCTGGTCGAACCGCACGATCTGCGGGCGCGGGTGCACCGGGCGGTGCATGTGCTGGTGAGCCGGTTCGGGCCGCGCGGCGAGGCCGATCTGGTGGCCGACTTCGCCCGGCCGCTGATGGCGCTGGTGTTCAACAGCCTGTTCGGGCTGCCGGACAGCCAGAGCGAACGGCTCAACGCGGCCCTCGGCAAGATGATGGAGGGCGGTGCCGAGGCCGCCGAGGGTGAGGCGGAGTTCGGCGGTTACGTCCTGGAACTGATCGCGGCCAAGGCCGAGCAGCGCGGCGACGACCTGCCGAGCCGGCTCCTGGACCATCCGGCGGGGCTCACCCCGGAGGAGGTCACCTGGCAGGTGTTCCTCACCCTGGGCGCCGGGCACGAACCGACCGCGAACCTGGTGTCCAACGCGCTGTCGCGGATCCTCGGCAACCCGGACTACTACTCGACGCTCACCAGCGGGGCCCGGCCGGTCATGGACGCGGTGGTGGAGGTGCTGCACCACGAGACGCCGCTCGCCAACTACGGCATCCACTTCGCCCGCAGACCCGTCTCCTTCCACGGTGTGTGGATCAGGGCGGCGGTGCCGGTGGTCGTCTCCTACGGCGCGCTGGCGCACTTCGCCGAGCAGGAGCACGGCGACGCCCGCCGCCCCGGCGACGCCTGGCACCTGTCGTGGTCGGCGGGCCCGCATGCCTGCCCGGTCAAGCAGCACACGCTGCTCATCGCCACCGAGGCGATCGAGCGGCTCACCCAGTGGCTGCCCGACCTCGACCCCGTCCTGCCCCGTGAACGCCTGACCTGGCGGCCGGGTCCCTTCCACCGGTCGCTCACCGCGCTGCCCGTGCGTTTCACCCCCCGCTCCCCCGACCAGCCAGGAGACCGCCCGTGA
- a CDS encoding GTP-binding protein, translating to MASAPSSTTSGIHLPDSARELVKILVAGPFGVGKTTLIDSVSEIRPLHTEEHLTELSATVDDLAGVREKSTTTVAIDFGRISLPGGIVLYLFGTPGQERFRSLWDDIAYGALGALVLVDSRRIDASFDVLGLVEESGLPYAVAFNAFPDAPRHYTEEQLRTALDLDAGTPMVTCDARDRDSSIDALLALVQHLIDRHPPEPR from the coding sequence ATGGCCTCCGCGCCCTCAAGCACAACTAGCGGCATCCACCTGCCCGACAGCGCCCGCGAACTGGTGAAGATCCTGGTCGCGGGCCCGTTCGGGGTGGGCAAGACGACCTTGATCGACTCCGTGTCCGAGATCCGGCCGCTGCACACGGAGGAGCACCTCACCGAGTTGTCCGCGACCGTGGACGACCTGGCCGGGGTGCGGGAGAAGTCGACGACGACCGTCGCGATCGACTTCGGCCGGATCAGCCTGCCCGGCGGGATCGTGCTCTACCTGTTCGGCACACCCGGACAGGAGCGGTTCCGCTCGCTGTGGGACGACATCGCCTACGGGGCGCTGGGCGCGCTCGTGCTGGTGGACAGCCGCCGGATCGACGCCTCGTTCGACGTGCTCGGGCTGGTGGAGGAGAGCGGACTGCCGTACGCGGTCGCCTTCAACGCCTTCCCGGACGCGCCCCGCCACTACACCGAGGAACAGCTGCGCACCGCCCTCGACCTGGATGCGGGCACACCGATGGTGACGTGCGACGCCCGGGACCGCGACTCCTCCATCGACGCGCTGCTCGCCCTGGTCCAGCATCTGATCGACCGCCACCCTCCGGAGCCCCGGTGA
- a CDS encoding DUF742 domain-containing protein — MTGRPGGRPLVPAYLSTGGVARPSRPQLERLSVLTGTGEPPPADLPAAQLALLDELADGALTVVEAAALLRLPVSAVRVLAAGLVDRNLAYARAPIPPAERFDPDLLKRVADGLRALKHN, encoded by the coding sequence ATGACCGGCCGCCCAGGCGGCCGCCCCCTGGTTCCCGCGTATCTGTCGACGGGCGGCGTGGCCCGGCCGAGCCGTCCGCAGCTGGAGCGGCTCTCGGTGCTCACCGGCACCGGCGAGCCGCCGCCCGCCGATCTCCCGGCGGCTCAGCTGGCCCTGCTGGACGAGCTGGCCGACGGCGCGCTGACGGTGGTGGAGGCCGCGGCGCTGCTGCGGCTGCCGGTCTCCGCGGTGCGGGTGCTGGCGGCCGGGCTCGTCGACCGGAACCTGGCGTACGCCCGCGCGCCGATCCCGCCCGCCGAACGGTTCGACCCCGACCTGCTGAAGAGAGTGGCCGATGGCCTCCGCGCCCTCAAGCACAACTAG
- a CDS encoding roadblock/LC7 domain-containing protein, whose translation MTSRDAGDTAWVLEPILQVPHVVAAVLLTRDGLVTGYTDALSRPSAERVAAITSTVQGACRTAAAAFADRERAEVRQVVIESDHGYVLIVPTDHGTVVAAYGDAEVRLDLLAHRVHSQVARLGEKAMAAAPRGADGGPSA comes from the coding sequence ATGACCAGCCGCGATGCGGGCGACACGGCGTGGGTGCTCGAACCGATCCTGCAGGTACCGCACGTCGTGGCCGCCGTCCTGCTCACCCGGGACGGCCTCGTCACCGGGTACACCGACGCGCTGTCGCGGCCGTCGGCCGAGCGGGTGGCCGCCATCACCAGCACCGTGCAGGGCGCGTGCCGGACGGCCGCGGCGGCGTTCGCCGACCGGGAGCGGGCCGAGGTGCGCCAGGTCGTCATCGAGTCCGACCACGGCTACGTGCTGATCGTGCCGACGGACCACGGCACCGTAGTCGCCGCGTACGGGGACGCCGAGGTGCGTCTGGACCTGCTGGCGCACCGGGTGCACTCGCAGGTGGCGCGGCTCGGCGAGAAGGCGATGGCCGCGGCGCCCCGAGGAGCCGACGGCGGCCCGTCGGCATGA
- a CDS encoding ATP-binding protein has translation MIELPDLVAGALAVGTLSALALGGELVRSRRQQARQQAEIAALRRQLEGTVHAFTAEVGHLAAQRMPATARRLDRPHVTVPGPRQPHLTGTPLGGALEDVLAALRVELTSQRTRIDAAAQAGMRGATREIQAALYRLQDALRALQQRYDDPELAQTLFELDHENEQSLRRAQVAAVVCGAWVGLAREESHLVDAVTGGQARLAGYHRVRMHNHLQPGTALVSHAVEPVAIIAAELLDNALRHSAPDTDVTVNLEHVHHGVCVTIDDAGLGMTQEERSRAQRLVAGSEPILLTDLGDPPRMGLAAIGQLTRQFDLSVDLSSPSPYGGVRAVLLVDSHLLSRIDSEERPPAVSAPRSTRRAEPDTPAPAHAYGTEPDDAAGAVAPHDGPRDSGGLPQRRRRTRATTTVESATRGPARRPEEAAAALGALQSGTAAARAVARDDAPERADAAAGDTEQTDYEETDYEGGAAR, from the coding sequence ATGATCGAATTACCGGACCTGGTCGCCGGCGCGCTCGCCGTCGGCACACTGTCCGCGCTCGCCCTCGGTGGCGAGCTGGTGCGGTCCCGCCGGCAACAGGCCCGGCAACAGGCCGAGATCGCCGCATTGCGCCGCCAACTCGAAGGCACTGTGCACGCGTTCACGGCGGAGGTCGGGCATCTCGCCGCGCAACGCATGCCGGCCACCGCCCGCCGACTGGACCGTCCGCACGTCACCGTGCCCGGCCCACGCCAGCCGCACCTCACCGGCACCCCGCTGGGCGGTGCGCTGGAGGACGTCCTGGCCGCGCTGCGCGTGGAGCTGACCTCGCAGCGCACCCGCATCGACGCGGCCGCGCAGGCCGGGATGCGGGGCGCCACCCGGGAGATCCAGGCGGCCCTGTACCGACTGCAGGACGCCCTGCGGGCGCTGCAACAGCGCTACGACGACCCTGAGTTGGCGCAGACCCTGTTCGAGCTCGACCACGAGAACGAGCAGTCGCTGCGCCGGGCGCAGGTCGCGGCGGTGGTGTGCGGGGCGTGGGTCGGACTGGCCCGCGAGGAGTCCCACCTGGTGGACGCGGTGACGGGTGGCCAGGCCCGGCTCGCGGGTTACCACCGGGTGCGGATGCACAACCATCTTCAGCCGGGCACCGCCCTGGTGTCGCACGCCGTCGAACCGGTCGCGATCATCGCCGCCGAACTGCTGGACAACGCGCTGCGGCACTCCGCGCCGGACACCGACGTGACGGTCAACCTGGAGCATGTGCACCACGGGGTGTGCGTCACGATCGACGACGCCGGGCTCGGCATGACTCAGGAAGAACGGTCCCGCGCCCAGCGGCTGGTGGCCGGGTCCGAGCCGATCCTGCTGACCGACCTCGGTGATCCGCCGCGCATGGGCCTCGCCGCGATCGGCCAGCTCACCCGGCAGTTCGACCTGAGCGTGGATCTCTCCTCGCCTTCCCCGTACGGCGGGGTCCGCGCGGTGCTACTGGTGGACAGCCACCTGTTGAGCCGGATCGACTCCGAGGAGCGGCCGCCCGCGGTCAGCGCCCCGCGCTCGACCCGCCGGGCCGAACCGGACACGCCCGCCCCGGCACACGCGTACGGCACCGAACCGGACGACGCCGCCGGCGCCGTAGCCCCGCACGACGGGCCGCGGGACTCCGGGGGGCTGCCGCAGCGGCGGCGCCGTACCCGGGCCACCACCACCGTCGAGTCCGCGACCCGCGGACCGGCGAGGCGGCCCGAGGAGGCCGCGGCCGCGCTGGGCGCGCTGCAGTCCGGTACGGCGGCGGCACGGGCCGTCGCCCGGGACGACGCGCCCGAGCGGGCCGACGCAGCGGCCGGCGACACCGAACAGACCGACTACGAAGAGACCGACTACGAAGGGGGAGCGGCTCGATGA